One window from the genome of Treponema sp. OMZ 838 encodes:
- a CDS encoding undecaprenyl-diphosphate phosphatase — MTVIQAIFLGAVQGIAEFLPISSSGHLAVAEYFLGHTDVPIIFDILLHIATLGAVCIVFYKQIWRLLTVLGRFIIRKNTIEDSADLKLIAALLISTAVTGVIGIVLKDIVQAKNMLFIAVCFIITGIVLLVSVKIQPKKTVAVPSMLQAVIIGAAQGIGVLPGISRSGSTIAAALLTGVDREKAGEYSFLLSIPAILAAFIFELKSADTISGSVGIAALAAGMLTAFIVGFFALTFLLKLIRKGKIGIFACYLIPAGIILFSAVGIFQF; from the coding sequence ATGACGGTTATACAAGCAATTTTTCTCGGCGCCGTTCAAGGCATTGCCGAATTTCTTCCTATTTCAAGCTCCGGCCATCTCGCCGTAGCAGAGTACTTTTTGGGGCATACCGATGTCCCCATCATTTTTGATATTCTACTGCATATCGCGACACTCGGAGCTGTCTGCATTGTGTTTTACAAACAGATATGGAGGCTTTTAACCGTACTCGGCCGCTTTATCATCAGAAAAAATACAATAGAAGACAGCGCAGACCTTAAACTAATTGCCGCGCTGCTTATTTCGACTGCCGTTACCGGCGTTATCGGTATCGTTCTGAAAGATATTGTGCAGGCAAAAAATATGCTGTTTATCGCGGTCTGTTTTATTATTACCGGTATCGTACTTTTAGTTTCAGTTAAAATTCAACCGAAAAAAACCGTTGCCGTGCCGTCTATGCTGCAAGCGGTGATTATCGGGGCTGCGCAAGGTATCGGCGTACTGCCGGGTATTTCCCGCTCAGGCTCTACCATCGCAGCGGCGCTCTTAACCGGTGTAGACCGCGAAAAAGCCGGAGAGTATTCGTTTCTTCTTTCTATTCCGGCGATTCTTGCAGCGTTTATCTTTGAACTGAAATCAGCCGATACCATAAGCGGTTCTGTCGGCATCGCAGCGCTCGCCGCAGGAATGTTGACTGCCTTTATCGTAGGTTTTTTTGCATTGACCTTTTTGCTTAAATTGATACGGAAGGGAAAGATCGGGATATTTGCCTGCTATTTGATTCCTGCAGGAATTATATTATTCAGCGCAGTAGGCATCTTTCAATTCTAG
- the pheT gene encoding phenylalanine--tRNA ligase subunit beta, with the protein MPKIDVNEQLFFNLLGKKYDYSPEFEHLLSSAKAELDEAPSAAAPQDERIIKIELNDTNRPDLWSTAGLARLLRMHTGGASNKARYQAFLSTLSERKDSGKRTVTVDPELQHIRPFMTAFVISGKPIDDAMLKDIIQTQEKLCWNFGRKRRSVSMGVYRSELINWPVQYRAVDPHTTSFTPLGFDTEMTCERIITEHPKGKEYSWILKDMKKVPLLSDAKGGVLSMAPIINSAEIGAVQPGDADLLVELTGTDMPSLLLATNIVACDFSDAGYTILPVSVEYPYDTGFGKTITTPLYFQEPTKTTVHAVNKLLGTELPAQDIVEALERMDNTVTVEGDCLTLMPPAYRNDFLHEVDIIEDVMMGKTVEFFEPETPREFTIGRLSPVTQLSRKIKTLMVGFGYQEMIFNYLGSKKDYIDRMNIDGASVIEIANPMSENYQFVRPSIIPSLLSAETVSGNAVYPHRIFETGKIAYLAPEENTGTRTRQSLGFLTVNQDANFNEAASLVAGLLYYLQMDYNVCETHDPRFIEGRQAGVLCDGKQIGIFGELHPQVLENWSVTVPAFAGELDIESILIFTLPNADR; encoded by the coding sequence ATGCCAAAGATTGATGTAAATGAACAGCTTTTTTTCAACTTGTTAGGAAAAAAATACGATTATTCCCCCGAATTTGAACATTTATTAAGCTCTGCAAAAGCGGAGCTGGACGAAGCGCCTTCCGCAGCGGCGCCTCAAGATGAACGCATTATAAAAATTGAATTAAACGATACAAACCGCCCCGACCTGTGGTCAACAGCGGGGCTTGCGCGCCTTTTGCGTATGCACACGGGAGGAGCTTCAAACAAAGCTCGGTATCAAGCATTTTTATCGACATTGAGTGAGCGGAAGGATTCCGGAAAACGGACAGTAACCGTAGATCCCGAATTACAGCATATCCGCCCCTTTATGACGGCATTTGTCATTTCGGGCAAGCCCATCGACGATGCTATGTTGAAAGATATTATTCAAACACAGGAAAAGCTGTGCTGGAACTTCGGCCGGAAACGCCGTTCGGTGTCGATGGGGGTGTACCGCAGCGAGCTGATCAACTGGCCGGTACAGTACCGTGCTGTTGACCCGCACACAACCTCGTTTACGCCGCTCGGCTTCGACACCGAAATGACGTGTGAGCGCATTATCACCGAACACCCGAAAGGCAAGGAATACAGCTGGATACTCAAGGATATGAAGAAGGTGCCGCTCTTATCGGATGCAAAGGGCGGCGTGCTTTCAATGGCGCCGATTATCAATAGCGCGGAGATCGGTGCGGTACAGCCGGGGGATGCCGACCTGTTGGTTGAACTGACCGGTACCGATATGCCCTCTCTGCTGCTTGCAACCAACATCGTTGCCTGCGATTTTTCTGATGCGGGATACACGATTTTACCGGTCAGCGTAGAATATCCGTATGACACGGGCTTCGGTAAGACGATTACCACGCCGCTTTACTTCCAAGAGCCGACAAAGACGACGGTTCATGCCGTCAATAAACTCCTCGGAACGGAGCTTCCGGCGCAGGACATTGTGGAAGCGTTGGAGCGTATGGACAATACCGTTACCGTCGAGGGGGATTGTCTGACGCTGATGCCGCCTGCATACCGGAACGACTTTTTACACGAAGTGGATATTATCGAAGACGTGATGATGGGTAAAACGGTTGAGTTCTTTGAACCGGAAACGCCGCGGGAATTTACCATCGGGCGGCTCTCTCCGGTTACCCAGCTCAGCAGAAAGATTAAAACTTTGATGGTCGGTTTCGGTTATCAAGAGATGATTTTTAATTATCTCGGTTCAAAGAAAGACTACATCGACCGCATGAATATAGACGGAGCGTCGGTAATTGAAATTGCAAACCCCATGTCGGAAAACTATCAGTTTGTCCGCCCGTCCATCATTCCGTCGCTCTTATCCGCAGAAACGGTTTCAGGCAATGCGGTCTATCCGCACCGTATCTTTGAAACGGGGAAAATCGCGTACCTTGCTCCCGAAGAAAATACCGGTACGCGCACCCGCCAAAGTCTCGGCTTCTTGACTGTAAACCAAGATGCTAACTTTAATGAAGCTGCCAGCCTTGTCGCCGGCCTACTGTACTATCTGCAAATGGACTACAACGTATGCGAGACACACGACCCGCGCTTTATCGAAGGGCGGCAAGCGGGTGTTCTGTGCGATGGGAAACAGATCGGTATTTTCGGTGAACTGCACCCGCAAGTGTTGGAAAACTGGTCTGTTACCGTTCCGGCATTTGCAGGCGAACTCGATATCGAAAGCATCCTTATTTTTACGCTTCCGAACGCTGACCGATAA
- a CDS encoding DNA translocase FtsK: MGGEITLMGNRDHRFRILAVFLSILFFCIGIVLTLGIFLPIAGLTQSNYGLFAVGLRVFSVYGFSSFLIPLLFLYGAVLLLIPGWTRESKAVLLGVPFYFVTAIIGERLIYAFAPSVSIPLVRQFVTVSILICALLLVCFEIFLMLILSEKLSSKHFSLSNIPTEDTVSENAEPDSSDTKDATVSFTPPVPAAEASPTNSPEENSTEAPTSAENDTDTTFTTPINTSGTVQERPEAAPVSGPSTDTEETAFNPLSADSAVEPLNENTTDTLEYRSEHNTSVETGIPDTENMHSGTPQSEPMHSAQAVDTLEPRDMEEDDEQPLPLSTPLSAVMDMQEEDTARPVFDPSDPNNLFASLEEITAPVERIKQTGHSEVQTNPLLPEEDTAAPIPPEDDVPAGAEEVADTIAQMDIIPEETIPEQQSIAAASQTEADFSDTNSAAETESAAEPDMPLVFVNGVPLPNERSDLLDTMVVIDSETHTNSKTMQEEQSVSSETGSITQNRTVMQEETAPVAPVEELQDETFVSDIDINEADVPAENISESDIAIDGLDIQNEEDIDDSETDIGAEAAQDTDEKLLETIEQTVPVIPAKPAPPPPPRKKYAIPFDLLTNYPDGEYWIVDDATRRAALMLKSTFNEFKIDVSITGIRKGPVVTMFEMLPSPGIKLSKITNLQDNIALRLAASSVRIVAPIPGKHAVGIEVPNKKRSIVSFRELIETDLPEAAKMAIPVALGKDVTGNPQVLDLAQTPHLLIAGATGSGKSVCVNSIILSILYNRRPDEVKLILVDPKIVELKLYNDIAHLLTPVITEPKRAFQALQYALCEMERRYALLDNMGVRDIKTFNAKIKLERIATETLPYIVIIIDEFADLMATSGKELEATVARLCAMSRAVGIHLVLATQRPSIDVITGLIKANIPSRIAFMVASKTDSRIILDEMGAEKLLGKGDMLYVSAARPFPTRMQGAFVSEQEVERVVACVKEYCEPEYIDEEIFVDDDDEPYDNAVFSDDNDPLYEQALEIVTFAGKASASYVQRKLKIGYNRAARLIEEMEARGIVGPANGSKAREVIRRV; encoded by the coding sequence ATGGGAGGGGAAATAACATTGATGGGAAACCGAGATCATCGATTTAGAATTTTAGCGGTCTTTTTAAGTATACTGTTTTTTTGTATCGGGATTGTCTTGACGCTCGGCATTTTTTTGCCGATTGCCGGACTAACTCAATCAAACTATGGATTGTTTGCCGTAGGACTGCGCGTATTTTCGGTATACGGTTTCTCTTCTTTTCTGATTCCGCTTCTCTTTTTATATGGAGCCGTATTATTGCTGATTCCCGGCTGGACGCGCGAATCTAAAGCGGTTCTGCTCGGCGTCCCGTTCTATTTTGTTACTGCCATCATCGGTGAGCGGCTTATCTACGCTTTTGCTCCATCGGTTTCCATTCCGCTTGTCCGGCAATTTGTAACCGTTTCAATCCTGATCTGTGCGCTGCTGCTTGTCTGCTTTGAAATCTTTTTAATGCTCATACTAAGCGAAAAGCTATCAAGCAAACACTTCTCTCTGAGCAACATTCCTACGGAAGATACCGTTTCCGAAAACGCTGAGCCGGATAGCAGCGATACTAAAGATGCAACGGTATCTTTTACGCCGCCGGTACCGGCAGCAGAAGCCTCACCGACGAATTCACCGGAAGAAAACAGTACTGAAGCTCCGACTTCTGCGGAAAATGATACGGACACAACATTCACAACTCCGATCAATACGTCCGGTACGGTTCAAGAACGACCGGAGGCAGCCCCTGTATCCGGCCCATCTACAGATACGGAGGAAACGGCGTTTAATCCGCTCTCGGCTGACAGTGCCGTTGAGCCCCTTAACGAAAATACTACCGATACGCTTGAGTACCGCTCCGAACATAATACATCAGTTGAAACCGGCATTCCGGATACTGAAAATATGCACAGCGGAACACCACAGAGTGAACCGATGCATTCTGCTCAAGCGGTAGATACTCTTGAGCCTAGGGATATGGAGGAAGATGATGAGCAGCCGCTCCCGCTGTCAACTCCATTATCAGCCGTTATGGATATGCAGGAAGAAGATACTGCCCGTCCGGTATTTGACCCTTCCGATCCGAACAACCTCTTTGCAAGCTTAGAAGAAATTACCGCTCCGGTTGAACGCATCAAACAGACCGGCCATTCCGAAGTACAGACCAATCCCTTGCTGCCGGAAGAAGACACGGCGGCTCCTATACCGCCGGAAGACGATGTACCGGCTGGAGCGGAAGAAGTCGCAGATACCATCGCTCAAATGGACATTATTCCCGAAGAAACAATTCCAGAACAACAATCGATAGCCGCGGCTTCTCAAACAGAAGCCGATTTTTCAGATACCAACAGCGCTGCTGAAACCGAAAGCGCCGCCGAGCCGGATATGCCGCTTGTTTTTGTAAACGGCGTACCGCTGCCGAATGAACGCTCAGACCTGCTCGACACAATGGTGGTGATCGACTCGGAAACGCACACAAACTCAAAAACTATGCAAGAAGAGCAATCCGTTTCATCGGAAACCGGCAGCATCACCCAAAACCGGACGGTAATGCAGGAGGAAACCGCGCCGGTTGCGCCGGTTGAAGAGCTCCAAGACGAAACGTTTGTATCCGATATCGATATCAATGAGGCAGATGTACCGGCTGAAAATATTTCGGAATCGGATATCGCCATTGACGGTTTGGATATACAGAATGAAGAAGATATCGATGACAGCGAGACTGATATCGGCGCCGAAGCCGCACAGGATACTGATGAGAAGTTGTTAGAAACCATCGAACAAACCGTACCGGTCATTCCGGCAAAACCGGCGCCTCCCCCTCCCCCGCGGAAAAAATATGCCATCCCGTTTGATCTTTTAACGAATTATCCTGACGGTGAATACTGGATTGTTGACGATGCGACACGGCGAGCAGCGTTGATGCTGAAATCGACCTTTAACGAATTTAAAATCGATGTATCCATCACCGGTATCCGTAAAGGGCCTGTCGTAACGATGTTTGAAATGCTGCCTTCGCCGGGTATCAAACTATCCAAGATTACCAATCTGCAGGACAATATCGCATTACGTCTCGCTGCCTCCAGCGTCCGTATCGTTGCGCCCATTCCGGGTAAACATGCCGTCGGCATCGAAGTTCCAAACAAAAAGCGTTCAATCGTCAGCTTTCGGGAACTGATAGAAACCGATTTGCCGGAAGCTGCTAAGATGGCCATTCCCGTTGCTCTCGGAAAAGACGTAACGGGCAATCCGCAAGTCCTTGACCTTGCACAGACCCCGCATCTGCTCATCGCCGGAGCAACCGGTTCGGGCAAATCGGTTTGCGTTAATTCGATCATTTTGTCGATTCTCTATAACCGCCGCCCCGATGAGGTAAAGCTGATTTTAGTCGACCCGAAAATTGTCGAGCTCAAGCTCTATAACGACATTGCCCATCTTTTAACCCCCGTTATTACCGAACCGAAGCGGGCGTTCCAAGCGTTACAATATGCGCTCTGCGAAATGGAGCGGCGCTATGCCTTGCTCGATAACATGGGCGTGCGCGACATAAAAACCTTCAATGCGAAAATAAAATTGGAGCGGATTGCAACGGAAACGCTGCCCTATATCGTCATCATCATTGATGAATTTGCGGATCTTATGGCAACATCCGGTAAGGAGCTTGAAGCCACGGTCGCACGCTTGTGTGCAATGAGCCGCGCAGTCGGTATTCATCTGGTGCTTGCAACGCAACGGCCGTCCATCGACGTCATCACCGGTTTGATTAAGGCAAATATTCCGAGCAGAATTGCTTTTATGGTTGCATCAAAAACCGATAGCCGAATCATCTTGGACGAGATGGGTGCGGAAAAACTGCTGGGAAAAGGCGATATGCTGTACGTAAGCGCCGCTCGTCCGTTCCCGACCCGTATGCAGGGAGCCTTTGTTTCCGAACAAGAAGTAGAGCGTGTTGTCGCCTGCGTGAAGGAATACTGCGAACCCGAATATATTGATGAAGAAATCTTTGTCGATGATGATGACGAGCCGTATGATAATGCTGTGTTCTCCGACGATAACGACCCGCTGTATGAGCAAGCATTGGAAATTGTTACCTTTGCAGGCAAAGCGTCTGCCTCCTATGTACAGCGCAAACTGAAAATCGGGTACAACCGCGCGGCTCGTCTTATCGAAGAGATGGAAGCTCGCGGTATTGTCGGCCCTGCAAACGGTTCAAAAGCCCGCGAGGTCATCAGACGAGTGTAG
- a CDS encoding flagellar assembly lytic transglycosylase: protein MLAPFFSTPYSFFCLFLFIGSVTACAADRSAALLKDLKAGNYGFFLKADKAAYRSIKMMGHGSAYYVGLHLKRAGHEQAARFYFDLGEKLYESPLNRLCREELYETGSPADRLQSIEKRLQELSKATDTSVQNEKELSEKDRLTRLKNLLLLQMGAYDRITQSPETLYLTGPLTTALAEAFPQFGKDMPPFLHKLAEIRIAVFNKHYTEAWASVPDTFRMENAFADFTFPSLLSDIGKAGAYGTENAAEAAAFFEDFAIRIQSGVNKKLSGTDMRRCLFYASFYEARCRVKIGGAEQQERAIKLFLQAAELADTDSNLDSALWYYLDTIKLRGIPRYLKALADTAPRWKKPEWYADLIQSLRAQLTAAKDWKHLKTLYDVLTKTNLPEQQAAVAYTLACTDSLPPDQTVRLLQEASGESHDSLYYRILAAYRLGGAQLLQDVFQFPSTLPSGAQTQSVRRPQTQAGETQPQSGGQAQTSEFSVQEARAYIGGLLHFGLYDMVYPRIVAVYPAIPAEEALQIARVLADEGSYANSIRVIRFSLRNQEDAATKEQLELLYPRPWHEIVSKYAAEYRLPEYLLYALIRSESFFQHRVVSGAGAVGLTQLMPATAADIAKKLKVADYSLTDPEINIRFGAYYLAEMIRRSDNRIMPACFAYNAGISRVRGWQKKAQGLSADLFLESLEYAETRDYGRKILSAAAIYGALYYSEKPEDIVLLFFKELL from the coding sequence TTGCTTGCTCCTTTTTTTTCAACTCCGTATTCCTTTTTTTGTCTTTTCCTCTTCATCGGTTCCGTCACAGCCTGTGCCGCAGATAGAAGTGCTGCTTTATTAAAAGACTTAAAAGCAGGAAATTACGGTTTTTTCTTAAAAGCAGACAAAGCAGCCTATCGCAGTATTAAAATGATGGGGCACGGCAGCGCCTATTATGTCGGTTTGCATCTGAAACGCGCAGGACACGAACAAGCTGCCCGTTTCTACTTTGACCTTGGAGAAAAGCTGTATGAGTCGCCGCTGAACCGTCTATGCCGGGAAGAATTGTACGAAACAGGTTCCCCTGCCGACCGTCTGCAGTCGATAGAAAAACGCTTGCAGGAACTTTCCAAAGCAACCGATACTTCCGTACAGAACGAAAAAGAACTGTCTGAAAAAGACCGTTTAACCCGCTTGAAAAACCTCCTTCTCTTGCAGATGGGTGCTTATGACCGCATCACACAATCGCCGGAAACGCTGTATCTTACCGGCCCGCTGACGACAGCACTTGCCGAAGCCTTTCCTCAATTCGGCAAGGATATGCCGCCGTTTTTACATAAGCTTGCCGAAATCCGTATCGCAGTTTTTAACAAACACTATACGGAAGCATGGGCATCTGTTCCGGATACTTTCAGGATGGAGAATGCCTTTGCAGATTTTACCTTTCCAAGTCTGCTCTCCGATATCGGCAAGGCAGGCGCCTATGGGACTGAGAACGCCGCCGAGGCAGCGGCTTTTTTTGAAGATTTTGCAATACGAATACAAAGCGGAGTCAATAAGAAGCTTTCCGGTACGGATATGCGCCGGTGCCTTTTTTATGCATCCTTTTATGAAGCCCGCTGCCGGGTAAAAATCGGCGGCGCAGAACAACAAGAACGCGCTATAAAACTTTTCTTACAGGCAGCTGAATTGGCTGACACCGATTCCAATCTTGATTCTGCATTGTGGTATTATTTGGATACCATAAAACTGCGGGGAATTCCCCGTTATCTAAAAGCACTGGCAGATACGGCGCCCCGCTGGAAAAAACCTGAATGGTATGCCGATTTGATACAATCATTACGGGCGCAGCTGACTGCGGCAAAGGATTGGAAACACTTAAAAACGCTCTATGATGTGCTGACAAAAACAAACTTGCCGGAGCAACAAGCCGCTGTTGCCTATACGCTTGCCTGCACCGATTCGCTCCCGCCGGATCAGACGGTACGGTTACTGCAAGAAGCATCCGGAGAGTCCCATGACTCGTTGTACTACAGGATTTTAGCCGCATATCGGCTCGGTGGGGCGCAGTTGTTACAAGATGTGTTCCAGTTCCCCAGTACACTCCCATCCGGTGCACAAACACAATCCGTCCGACGCCCGCAGACGCAAGCCGGTGAAACACAGCCTCAATCCGGCGGACAAGCGCAAACCAGCGAATTTTCCGTACAAGAGGCGCGGGCGTATATCGGTGGCTTGCTTCATTTCGGTTTATACGATATGGTCTACCCCCGCATTGTTGCCGTATATCCGGCGATTCCCGCCGAAGAGGCACTACAAATCGCCCGCGTATTGGCTGATGAGGGCAGCTATGCCAATTCAATACGGGTAATCCGCTTCTCGTTAAGAAATCAGGAAGATGCGGCAACAAAAGAACAGCTGGAGCTGCTGTACCCCCGTCCGTGGCACGAAATTGTCTCGAAATACGCCGCGGAATACCGGCTGCCGGAATATCTTTTATACGCGCTGATAAGAAGCGAAAGCTTTTTTCAACATCGGGTGGTATCCGGAGCGGGAGCCGTCGGTCTTACACAGCTGATGCCTGCTACGGCTGCGGATATCGCAAAGAAGTTAAAGGTTGCAGATTACAGCCTTACCGATCCCGAAATAAATATCAGATTCGGTGCATATTATCTTGCGGAAATGATCCGCCGATCCGATAACCGTATTATGCCTGCCTGCTTTGCGTACAATGCAGGCATATCACGCGTTCGCGGATGGCAAAAAAAAGCGCAAGGTCTATCGGCAGATCTCTTTTTGGAGAGTTTGGAATACGCTGAAACGCGGGATTACGGTCGAAAGATACTGTCCGCAGCAGCAATATACGGAGCACTCTATTATTCCGAAAAACCGGAGGATATTGTACTGCTCTTTTTCAAGGAACTATTATGA
- a CDS encoding YoaK family protein: MDTIQIREEKLHDNIVIGVCLSLVGGFLDAYSYLLKGKVFANAQTGNLVLLFISAANGELHKFLKYIIPIVTFAFGIFISEFLKNKHYVKNYTRMVTVLVFEVLVIAAIGLTGTYFRYDIINSVISFIAALQVANFDKVDGNPIATTMITGNLKSSMINLAKYRAVKDIKYLYSFFKYLLIIASFGIGVSIGFIAIQNYAEKSILLCELFIIIAFVMLQREERLF, encoded by the coding sequence GTGGATACGATACAAATAAGAGAAGAAAAACTGCATGACAATATTGTAATCGGCGTATGTCTTTCGTTAGTTGGGGGCTTCTTAGATGCATACTCTTATCTATTAAAAGGTAAGGTATTTGCAAATGCCCAAACCGGTAATCTTGTGCTGCTGTTTATCTCTGCTGCAAATGGGGAACTTCATAAGTTTCTTAAATATATCATACCTATTGTTACGTTTGCGTTCGGCATATTTATTTCAGAATTTCTCAAAAACAAACATTACGTTAAAAACTACACCCGAATGGTTACAGTCTTGGTATTTGAAGTATTGGTTATTGCCGCAATCGGATTAACCGGTACGTATTTTAGGTATGACATTATCAATTCCGTTATCTCTTTTATTGCAGCGCTGCAAGTCGCCAACTTCGATAAGGTTGACGGCAATCCGATAGCCACCACAATGATTACCGGTAACTTAAAAAGCAGTATGATAAACCTTGCGAAGTATCGAGCTGTAAAAGATATCAAATATCTGTATTCTTTTTTTAAGTATCTTCTTATCATCGCAAGCTTCGGTATCGGTGTTTCGATTGGATTTATTGCTATACAAAACTATGCGGAAAAATCGATTTTATTGTGCGAACTCTTCATTATTATCGCATTTGTGATGTTACAAAGAGAAGAACGCTTATTTTAG
- a CDS encoding bifunctional 2-polyprenyl-6-hydroxyphenol methylase/3-demethylubiquinol 3-O-methyltransferase UbiG, whose amino-acid sequence MNDWFENEAFWVQYAPIMFDASRWKEASAVAKGIFTLAGAGHPPQKLKIFDAGCGLGRITVELAVLGAQVTGVDLIKPFLDAAAEAAAAENVTVEWVQADLREFVRPAAFDIAVNMYTSFGYCKTIEEDALIIRNIAQSLKKGGCFILEMVGREIAVRDFTAGEWFERAGYTVLTDFTVEGAWEGLRSHWQLYTKDGLKADHTFVQRLYAATELRQLMLSAGFTSVEIYGDFDRSPYNERARTMILVGRI is encoded by the coding sequence ATGAACGATTGGTTTGAAAATGAAGCTTTTTGGGTACAGTATGCACCTATCATGTTTGACGCTTCGCGATGGAAAGAGGCTTCCGCCGTTGCTAAAGGTATTTTTACACTTGCCGGAGCAGGTCACCCGCCGCAGAAATTAAAAATTTTTGATGCAGGGTGCGGTTTAGGCCGTATTACCGTTGAACTTGCCGTTCTTGGGGCGCAGGTTACCGGTGTCGATCTTATCAAGCCGTTTTTAGATGCCGCGGCAGAGGCTGCTGCTGCAGAAAATGTAACTGTCGAATGGGTGCAAGCGGATTTACGGGAGTTTGTACGCCCAGCCGCCTTCGATATTGCAGTCAATATGTATACCAGTTTCGGCTATTGCAAAACGATTGAAGAAGATGCTCTCATTATCCGCAATATTGCGCAATCCTTAAAAAAAGGCGGCTGTTTTATCCTCGAAATGGTAGGGCGGGAAATAGCCGTGCGGGATTTTACTGCGGGAGAATGGTTTGAGCGGGCAGGGTATACCGTACTCACTGATTTTACGGTAGAAGGCGCCTGGGAGGGCTTACGCTCGCATTGGCAGCTCTACACAAAAGACGGGCTCAAGGCAGACCACACCTTTGTGCAGCGTCTCTATGCCGCAACCGAATTACGGCAGCTTATGTTGTCTGCCGGTTTTACTTCCGTCGAAATATACGGCGACTTTGACCGCTCCCCTTATAACGAACGCGCCCGAACCATGATACTGGTCGGGCGTATATAA
- a CDS encoding LysM peptidoglycan-binding domain-containing protein: MAAKIGIKLADGMFLPIMDDDASASETLELTTVRDNQRSVQINLFKKEDDTSDPLYIGSLIVEDIQEKTAGEPTIELRLVLDEDKNLSAEAVDKDSGSHQALRVSLETFADQAFDDLDFDLSSETADADINLSSTNINTDDNSGTHDEFSTATFYTDEDDEQETKPKRGMPIWLLILLILLGIAALVLGILLLTKKSLSDDSRPMAVEPGVAAVIPAQKPPAQEQPAPNTAPSLPADKAVTEPPAPQPTGAAPIEQPVPPQPVQPEQPVKQEQPVQQTKPAVKEPAASASGQKAVRYKIRWGDTLWDLSETYYRNPWLYTKIAKHNKLKNPDLIISGTYIEIPPQ; encoded by the coding sequence ATGGCAGCTAAAATAGGCATAAAACTCGCAGATGGAATGTTTCTTCCCATTATGGACGACGATGCATCAGCCTCTGAAACGCTTGAATTAACTACGGTACGCGATAATCAACGAAGTGTACAAATTAATTTGTTCAAAAAAGAGGATGATACTTCAGACCCTTTGTATATCGGCTCACTGATTGTTGAAGATATTCAAGAGAAGACCGCTGGAGAACCGACAATAGAATTACGATTAGTACTCGACGAAGATAAAAATCTTTCTGCCGAGGCTGTTGATAAAGATTCCGGTTCGCATCAAGCCCTGCGAGTGTCATTAGAAACATTTGCGGATCAAGCATTTGATGATCTTGATTTTGATTTAAGTTCGGAAACGGCCGATGCCGATATCAATCTTTCCTCAACTAACATAAACACTGATGATAATTCCGGCACCCATGATGAATTTTCCACTGCGACTTTTTATACTGATGAAGACGATGAACAAGAAACTAAACCGAAACGCGGAATGCCGATTTGGCTTTTAATTCTCCTTATTTTGCTCGGTATTGCTGCATTAGTCTTGGGCATTCTGCTGCTGACAAAAAAGAGTCTTAGCGACGATAGCCGGCCGATGGCTGTGGAGCCTGGGGTAGCCGCGGTTATACCGGCTCAAAAGCCCCCCGCACAAGAACAACCTGCTCCAAATACGGCACCGTCATTGCCCGCAGACAAAGCGGTAACCGAACCGCCTGCTCCTCAACCGACAGGTGCCGCTCCAATAGAGCAGCCGGTACCGCCGCAGCCTGTTCAGCCGGAGCAACCGGTAAAACAAGAACAGCCTGTTCAGCAGACTAAACCAGCGGTAAAAGAACCGGCAGCTTCCGCATCAGGACAAAAAGCCGTCCGCTATAAGATCCGTTGGGGCGATACGCTTTGGGATTTATCGGAAACTTATTACCGTAATCCGTGGTTGTACACAAAGATTGCAAAGCATAACAAACTTAAAAATCCTGATTTAATCATTTCGGGAACTTATATTGAAATCCCTCCGCAGTAA